ACGCCGATCCTTCGGAACCGTTGATCGCGGTTCACCGGGGGGCGCCTCTCCTGCTCGGGACATGTTCGCATGGTGTGTTTGTGGCATCGGACATGACCGCTTTCCCGGGAGAGGTCCAATCGACCCTGCCTCTGGAGGTCGACGACATGGTGACGATCCGTTCCGACGGTCGCTTCGAAATCCTGTCGCTGGCAGAGGGAAAGGCGCGGGTGCCGACTCTTGTCAGCCGGAGCCATCAGGGAGGTCACGGCAAGGGAGAGTATCCCCACTATATGTTCAAGGAGATTGGCGAACAGCCGGAGATGCTCGACCGACTTCTGTCCAGCCGTATCCGGACGGAACGGGGCCGGCTGTCCGTAAGGTTTTCTCCAGCTGCCGAAAGGGCGCTCCTGGGCGCGAAACGGATCCGGATCGTGGGATGCGGGACGTCTTTCCATGCGGGGCTTCTGGGAAAATACCGCATCGAATCTCTGGCAGGGATCCCCGTCGAAGTCGACGTCGCGTCCGAGTTCCGCTACCGGGAGCCGATTCTCGACCCCGCGACCGATCTTCTGGTTCTTCTGACCCAGTCGGGAGAGACCGCCGACACCCTGGCGGCTTTGCGGATGGCCCGCGAAGCCGGGGTGCCAACCCTGTCTCTGGTCAATGTGGAAGGGAGCACCGCCGACAGAGAAGCCGATGCCGCGATTTTCCTGGAAGCCGGTCCCGAGTTTGGCGTTGCGGCAACAAAAACCTTTCTTTCCCAGATCACTCTTTTGACGCTGATCGCTCTCTTCCTGGCCCCCGAAGTCCGTCTGGCAGAAAAAGAGGGGCGGTCGCGGGACGAAATTCTCTCCGATTTTCTCAAGCTTCCGATGCTGCTCGACAAAACCCTTTCTCTCTCCACCGGTGTGACGGCTATGTCCCGCAGTCTGGAAGAGGTTTCGACGGTCCTCTTCATGGGCCGCGGGGGAGATTTTCCCCTCGCTCTCGAAGGAGCGCTGAAACTCAAGGAAATCTCGTATATCCACGCGGAAGGGTATGCCGGAGGAGAACTCAAACACGGTCCCCTGGCCCTTGTCGAAAAAGGCACACCCGTGGTTTCCCTTCTTTCTCCGGATGAGAGACTGGTTCCGAAGATGATCAGCAATATGAAGGAAACCCTTTCGCGGGGAGCCTTCCTCCTCAGTATCGGTTCCGAGCGTTTTCAGGATGACTTTTCTTCCGTGTCGTCTCTTTCGCTGTCTCTGCCGGACTGTTCGCCGATCTTTTTTCCTCTTGTCGCGGCGGTTCCGCTTCAGCTTCTCGCTTATCATACGGCGTGTTTCAAAGGGTATGACGTTGACCGTCCGCGCAATCTCGCGAAAAGTGTGACGGTCGAATAAAACTGGC
The sequence above is drawn from the Leptospirillum ferriphilum ML-04 genome and encodes:
- the glmS gene encoding glutamine--fructose-6-phosphate transaminase (isomerizing), with the translated sequence MCGIIGYVGTSPALPYLLKGLEQLEYRGYDSAGVAVMEKEGPRVVKSVGSTVRLREKVSGQSFSGGVGIGHTRWATHGVPSEANAHPQWAGSLFIVHNGIVENERILREELEAGGAVFLSETDTETIVHLVHREMESGKPFGEAVRTVLPVLEGSYSFLIAHADPSEPLIAVHRGAPLLLGTCSHGVFVASDMTAFPGEVQSTLPLEVDDMVTIRSDGRFEILSLAEGKARVPTLVSRSHQGGHGKGEYPHYMFKEIGEQPEMLDRLLSSRIRTERGRLSVRFSPAAERALLGAKRIRIVGCGTSFHAGLLGKYRIESLAGIPVEVDVASEFRYREPILDPATDLLVLLTQSGETADTLAALRMAREAGVPTLSLVNVEGSTADREADAAIFLEAGPEFGVAATKTFLSQITLLTLIALFLAPEVRLAEKEGRSRDEILSDFLKLPMLLDKTLSLSTGVTAMSRSLEEVSTVLFMGRGGDFPLALEGALKLKEISYIHAEGYAGGELKHGPLALVEKGTPVVSLLSPDERLVPKMISNMKETLSRGAFLLSIGSERFQDDFSSVSSLSLSLPDCSPIFFPLVAAVPLQLLAYHTACFKGYDVDRPRNLAKSVTVE